The sequence AACAAAAGGGAAGTTTAAGTCTTCAGTCTTTACTCCGAGTAGCAATTGATGTTTCCAAGGGAATGCACTGCTTGCACCAAAATAATATAGTACATAGAAATCTGAAATCTGCCAATCTCTTGATGGATGAAAATGGAGTAAGTGGTTCACTTTTTCAGTATTTAATTTACAGTCTGGCCAGTGttcctgtttttgttttttctcttctgaGTTCTGAAACAGCAACAGTTTCAGAACTCAGAAGACAGTACTTTATACTTATCAACTGACCACCATCTTGCATTCAGTTTTAAGCGATGTATCAACATTTTCTGTTTCTCAGAACTAAATCATGTTTCAAATTGGAAAGCTGCAATAACTGATCAAATCCTCTCGAGAGGAAGCAAGGCAGCCTTGTGAATCAGCTTTTTctataatagaaaataagtttaCATCTTTGCTTTACTGGCTATGACTACTAGTGTTTCttaaagtttcaaaaatttGGCTAGCAGGTAGCTAAAGTTGCTGATTTTGGTGTTGCTAGAGTGCGAGATCAGTCTGGTGTGATGACAGCAGAAACTGGAACCTATCGCTGGATGGCTCCAGAGGTTGGTGCTGTTGCACTGAATAAAATGGATTAGTGAATCACATGATGATTATtgattaaaacatttttatgcAATCGGTTGTTTCATCATGGCTCCATAACATGTTTCCTTGGTGTTCGGTTATATAAGGTTATTGAACACAAACCATATGATCATAAAGCTGATGTTTTTAGTTTTGGCATTGTGCTCTGGGAGTTGCTTACTGGAAAGGTAACACCACAACCACATTCTCTCTGTTTTGTTAGAAGTAATGAGATATTCTTCTTGTTCATATGTTTAGTTTTTccaaattgatgttttgtttttatagaagTTCTGCAAATGTATGATCACTCAGATTTCATGACAATCATCTATGTTCTTGTGAATGATATTCCAGCTTCCGTACGAGCATTTGTCTCCATTACAAGCCGCAGTTGGTGTGGTCCAGCAGGTAGTCCTCCACGATGCCTTTTCTTTCTGCTTCAGATGGGATTTTAGTTTTCCATTCAGATAGAAACCAGCCCGTCTTTGGCTTTGTCTGTTAACTGCCAAACTGCTTCCCGACCAACAGAACCCTGTGCCTGGTATAAACAAAGCAAAGACCAAGCACATGACTAAATGACTTCTTCCCGTGGACTCATTTTAGGAAGTCTCAAAGGTTGTGTCAAAGAGTCCCGTGCtccaatcatattttttaatgcctTTCATCAAAATTAAGACAGGTGGGGGAGGGGGTCAAAATTTTAGTTCAATCAGCAATCCCGGAAATAAAAAGATCAGGATCTGGTAAATTCTTTTTATCATCATCCTTTGTGATCATGCTGCTTGGTGGTAATGTGATCTGCTGTCATAGAAGCATATTTTGAGCTCAAATTGACTAAGGGACTTGCTAACCACTAATAAAGAGCTGCTGTCCTGACATGGATTTCAGGGTCTAAGACCATCAATTCCAAGCCATTCACATCCCAAATTGGCGGAACTGCTTGATAGATGCTGGCAGCAAGACCAATCTTTGAGACCTGATTTCTCTGAAATTTTAGAGCTTCTACAGCAGTTAGACAGGATGGTATGTGAAGGATCTAAAATTTCTCCATTCGTTATCGCTGTAGACATTTAGAAACTCATCTAATCTCGGAACAGGTTGCTGATGAAAGTCAGGACAAGCAGAAAGGAAAGTCTCCTAGAAGAGTTGAAACtgcaatcaagaaaaagaactgATTGATTGTTTGGAGATTTGTTTTCAGCGCCCTAAAATCCTAGAAATTGTGTGATGCTCTTTATTAATGAATACAAGGTGCGCCTAAAACGTTTAAATTTTGCCAAGCAATCTGTTTTGAAATTCATGGATGTTTCAGTGGAATCAAATAAGAATTAATGTTAATCAAATATCCTTAGTCGTCTTCTTTACTTTTAAGACTTCAGCCCAACCAGGGTGCCTGCACGAGTCTCAGGCCAATTAAAAGGAGCACAGAACTCCATGAAAACTTGAGAAGGGCATGCGATTAGAGTTCACTTCTGTGGCAAAGCCAGAGCCAAAAGAAGAGAATTTATGCCAAAAAACGAATACCATGAACGTGAAAACTGCAAGAGAACAAAAGAGTTGATTCCACCACAAATCTTGCCTTTATTCTCCAAATAAGTAGCTTCCATGAGCATCTGTGTCCTACTCAAATAGTGTATACTAAAAATAATGCTGCGCTATCAAAATTCGAATCTTTCTCCATCGACTACTGTAGTTTACATGCTTAAAAGCACTTCATATCAGTATTTATTACCCACACGAGGTCTTGAAGATTTCCCCAAGGATCCTGTGATGGAAGGCTTGAGAAAATCCCTGAAATCTTATGGTAGTCAGGCTAAGCAACAACCAGAGCacctagaaaaggaaaaacaagctcTACTCCACCATGGCAGCGATTGTCACATTGCCCAGTTCTCTGTTTCGTTTGGCCAGGATGAGGAAGTTATTGTCAACGTTGACAATATTGCTGATGTTTCTGACAAAGAAACCACTACTGCTTCAAAATCCTGCAGTGGAAGTCCAAGCAGGAAAGCTACAGGGTCAGCAAAGAAATTCAAAGTGTCGTTTGAATGGGAGACACAGAGAGTTGCAGCAGCAGAGCTGTAGATTTCCTGCCTCGAAACCAGAGGCAAAAGCTTGATGTTTTTAACGAAGTTTTCTGCCGACTTAAAGAATCGAATAACGAAGAAGCGAGTCTACTTGGCTTTGAAAACGAACTCTGGGATCATTTCGGTAGACTTCCTCCTCGGTAATCACAATCGGAATATTCCTTTCACTACAAttcctttttgttattttaggtttaatttaCTGATTTTTAAACTCTTGTTTTAAAGATATGCCATGGATGTGAATGCGGAGAGAGCAGAGGATGTTATTATGCATAAGAGATTGTTGCAGATGGCACACAATCCAGCTACTCGGCCGGCAATTGAAGTGCGACTTGTTCAGGTAGGAAGACGAAGATTCGGCTATGGATTCCTTActgtcttttaattattttcttttggctTGTGTGATACTCTTTGTTATTCTTCTATTATTAACTGGTAGGGTAGACgtgttttatttcataaaagttgcctaaaaaataatgattatccTTTTTTTGCACGTTTGTTGCTgctctattttgattttatgttccAAGTCTTAAAATTACAGTAAACGGTAAACGGAaaagttttgaataattttctgaataatcaaatctcaaatattaaataatttgctACGAGAAATAATATAGAAATTGTTTAAATAGTAGCTAAAATCAACCTAAATAATGAAacctaaaccaaataaaattctgaaatctaattaaaaaaaaatttgaaaataacatcTTCTAATTTGAGATGAATAAATTTCTGAATAATCAAATCTCAAATCTTGAATAATCTGCTATGAAAAATAGTACACAAACCATTTAGATTGTGTTTAAAACCGATTTAGATAATAAAActtaaaccaaacaaaattcaagaaagtAATATGAAAAGATCtgcgaaaaaaaagaaaattctaaaCATTTTTCATTCTTAATTCGAGCATGATACCGACCTCATCTAATTACTACTAGCTAAACCACTAAAGAACTAGGTCTGTAGAAGGCGTTGATAAAATTTCAGCATGATCAATAATAGGATTAAAAATTATGCCCTGTTTTTGTCATGATGCTAGTTCAACGCGTCCAGACTGATTCCTGGACTTTTGATGCATGTCATGCATCATAAAAGGTTCTGgattaacagtgcaattcagATAAATCAAACTGTTAATCTATTGTCCTGAACATGCTGAATTTTCATTCACAATGAAACTAATAATTTTGACTTTTGTGCGACCAAATTTTCCTggatttctattttatattagGTTCATATAGAAGTTGTACTGTGATTTGCTGTTTTAAGCTTCTCTGTCCCCTACCCTGTTTTCTTTGACCTTACTTCTTTGAAAATGGTGACATTATTAGGTTTTCTTTGCTGCTTTGATTACAATTTGATTGTGCAGTTAAAAGTTCATTGCTGGTGAATCTCAtcttttcatatatttcttatgCAGGTTCCTCGTCAATCTGATGAACATTCCGGTGATCCGGTAGATTCAGAATTGCAGCTTCAATATCTTGATTATCTTGGCAAACATAGGCATGGCTATGCAAATATATTGTTTGGATTTGCATTCCTCTGTGAAAATTTGCAACTTTTGATGTCTTACATTCGTCTCTTTCTTTCATATTCAGCATTCATCCACCACCAGCCTTTGGTTCGTTATCTGATTCTGAACTTCTTCGTAAATATCAGGATAAGGATATCACAGTGATTGCCAGGCCACTTTGCTTCCGGTAAATGTTCACGTGATTCTCCAGTCACTTGATTTGATTTCCTATCCTGTTGTGATGTTTCCTTATTGCCCACCCAGTTAGGCTATATTCTGAATCAACTTGAAGTTTTCAGATATTAGGGATGAAAtttgaggagagaagaaaagaaaaagaaaaatgagaagtGTGGCTCCatcaaaatgttttcttgtatGTGTGGCGTTTGAAGAAGATGGTTAGGGTATCCAGGCGCTTCTTGATGCAAGCACCCCACGACCATTAGAATTAATTAACTGGTTGTTTATTCATGTGTTGCTAACTCATGTGATCAGTAGCATTAAGCATTTAATGTTAATGGTACTGGCAAGTTGCCAGACTTCTGCATTAGTAGTGAACTATGAGGTTGGGATTTTCTATTTTGGGTGTTGCATATAGGATGGTAGATGTGTTGCTTTCTTCCCTTTGTGTTCCCTAGCTGTGATAATCCTTTGCTTTCTTTGAATGGGTATTTGTGCTTAGACACACAATATCCATTGTGCTATATGCCCTTTGAGGCCAATCCTTTCATTAGCTTCTGGCATTGCCTTTTAGTTCTTGCTAAAACAACACTGCAATGCTTCCATGATTTTGTAGGCTGGTGCATGAAATTACAATTTCAACTAATGATAAGCCAAAACTCCTGAGTCAGGTAGGGACCTCTTCTAGTTTCTAAATCATCCGTGGATGTAATCTGTGTTTTATCGGTCATGGTAGGCATACTGTTGACATTCTGCAATGAGCTTTGCATGCATAGGATTTATAATTCAATACTTTCTACCACCAGTCAAAAGAGATTATTGCCTCTCCACTTTGATCTTCTCTGCTATTAATCACATGGATCTCTAGATTCTAGATGAGATATGTTTGTTGTGCCgcattgttatttttcaaattcactACTTAACATGGGTACACTTGTTATTTGAAATGATGTCAAAGTTTCCTGAATGACTTGCATTAAGATATTCTAAGTCCAATGGCGCACTCtgtataatattttgttttaattgaccTAGCTAAATAAATTATGCTTTTCTATTTCTCAATTTTCAGCTTGCTTCCTTGCTGTCTGAGATCGGGCTCAGCATTCAAGAAGCTCATGCCTTTTCCACAATAGATGGCTACGCCTTAGACGTGTTTGTTGTTGATAATTGGGTACCTGAGGTACTGCGCCCATTTTACCCCACCTTAGTATAATCATTGGATTAATAGTCGTTTAAGACTGTTGAAGTGGTTTTCAAGATTCACTGTTCAGATAATATATAAcagtttttgatttgttatcaGTCACATTTCTTTGTGGGAAGCCACATGTTATAGGTCTAAATCAGTGTTTCTTTCACTTCTTCATTACaaggtcataaaaaaaaagtacctaAGTGGAATTCTAAATTCATCTCTTATCTTCTGATAATTGTTAAGTCATGACTTAGTTCCATAATTATTTACAGGACACAGAGCGGCTTAGAAGCATGCTGTTTAAGGAAATTCCAAAAATCGAGGTAGCCCTTCTACATGCTACTGGTATATTGCATTTAACGCTAGTGATTAATTTCCTGCGAGGTTATGGCTTGCTGTATGTTTTGTTTAGGGCTTTGTTTGTTCATGGTTATGTTAATGTATCTTAAAATGTTAAACATGTAACACTAATTGTCATGAACTTCGTATCAGTATTTATTACCCACACGAGGCCTTGAAGATTTCCCTAAGGATCCTGTAATGGAAGGCTTGAGAAAATCCCTGAAATCTTAGTATAATCATTGGATTAATAGTCGTTTAAGACTGTTGAAGTGGTTTTCAAGATTCAATGTTCAGATTGTATAAcagtttttgatttgttatcaGTCACATTTCTTTGTGGGAAGCCACATGTTATAGGTCTAAATCAGTGTTTCTTTCACCTCTTCATTACaaggtcataaaaaaaaaacacctaagtgGAATTCTAAATTCATCTCTTATCTTCTGATAATTGTTAAGTCATGACTTAGTTCCATAATTATTTACAGGACACAGAGCGGCTTAGAAGCATGGTGTTTAAGCAACAACCAGAGCacctagaaaaagaaaaacaagctcTACCCCACCATGGCAGCGATTGTCAAATTTCCCAGTTCTCTGGTTCGTTTGGCCATGATGAGGAAGTTATTATCAACGTCGACAATATTGCTGATGTGTCTGACAAAGAAACTACTATTGCTTCAAAATCCTGCAGTGGAAGTCCAGGCAGGAAAGCTTTTTCCTTTGACGGAGGCAATTGATTTCTTTGTCCACATCTCCACTTCGATGGAGAAGATTGCTAGCctgaaagacaaaataaaagggTATGCAACTATGCATGATGCCCCACCTGGCCTTTTCCTTTTCGTAGTTAGATGCTAATTCAAGGAAGCCATTTCTGCAACCAATGCAGGTATATTAAAGGAAATAGTAACCACTGGCATCAAAATTCAATGGTGGTCGTGATAGATGTTGAGgacatgaacaaaataaagatGTCACTTTGGGTCACACACAGGATGAACCATCAGGAAATGGAGGAGAGATGGGCTAGGAGATATCTTCTCCTGGGAGAAATGATCAAAGTGTTCAAAGAGCTCGATATTGAATATCGCGTGCTGCCCTTGGATGTGAATATCAGAAACATGCCGCCTTTGATCTCGAACAGGCTGCCCTCAAACTGGACCGCTTGTGCCAATTAATCAATAATGGAAGAAAGACAGCATTGGATTGATGAGTTCCTTAGAGGAAAGATGGGATTCCGACACAAAGGTTTCAATAAAGATTGCCCCTACTCAAGGCATATGAACAACATAAGTAGCTGACTCCATGTAAACTGAATGTAATCGATGTAGTTTGTGAATCATTGCTTTGTGATTAGACTAAGTAAGTGCGCAATCTCATGGAGGAACACCCCTGATGTAATGGCAAGGTTTCCAACTATAAGAATGGTGTCTTTCTGCCTAGCAGAGCAAAAAACGCAATGATAATACCTTATCTAATGATATTATCAATCAAACAGTCGAATCTGCAAAGTGGCAAAGCTCCACTCCAACCTCCAACAAAGATGGATTAAAATGGCCATGACACCCATAACATGGAAAAGCCTAACAatactaaataggaaaaaataaaactaactaaaaaaatatttattttccagaAACTTCCTTACACtagttttttagatttgaaagaACTCATTATCAAGTTCGTGAGATAGAACCTTTTTAAATCGCGGAAAATTATCCTCGCCTAGACCAGCTTAGCCAGATGTATGCATAGCGGTTACCTTGGTGGTCACCTATCGATTCCTGTCAGTGCATAGCGGTTCGGTTACCTTGGGTGGTCATCTTATCTTTTCTGAGAACGATCAGCGGTGATATTTTCTCAGGAGAAAATAATCTCATCCCATCATCACGTGTTTGGTGCACATGCTAAGATACTTCTCACAGTAAACAGCGCGCTAGATAGCTTGTTAGCGCTTCGCTGCATGCtagataattgtttttaaatcataaaacatGATGTACAGGGGCtaagtataatttttaaaagaatgaaaaaaaaaataacgactggatattataacaaaaataataattatcaattctcaaagaattaaaatatagaaGAATAAAATCGGtaaaatttcaatgaaaaaaatcttaaaaaacaaaacaccagtAAAACTAGGTAATGTTTTTAATACTCACAAATAGAATCATGGACAcgagataataataaaaaacaaaacaagaaaaaaatcatattacatACTTAAAAACACCCTTACAAACTgaactttgaatttttaaaatcaaggcTAAACTTGTCAATTcactgcaaaagaaaaaaaaagactaaaaatccCCTCGATTCAATATTTTGCAACCTAAggatatttatgttattttactaggaaaaaaagaaaaagactaaAAAGCATGTACCGTTTGCTTTCAATAACAACAAAGTAAttttactgtaaaaaaaattgtcaagggACTGAATTAGGCCCAATCAATTTCGAAATGACCATTCCATGAAtcagtttgtgtttttttttttttttttttttaatgatgacaGGACCTTTGAATCTCTCTTGTGCTCTTAAAAATCAGGCGAGGTAAAATTAATGATCAGACGGAGAAGACTAAGAAGATGTTAATGTTAAAGGGATTCTATATGAAGAACATCTATGCAGTAATAATGATTGTATTGAGCATCCATAACAATAGTTTACATCCACAGATAGACCGGAAAGGCAGACATGCATgcactagatttttttttggcattaaattaattttctggttTGGGTCAATCCTGAACGTCTTGAGCTTTAATACTCAGCTCCACTTCCATGGCTTGCCTGAGCTTAAGTTTCTCTTTGTACTCTTTCAGTTCTCTCTTGTATCTTTCCTTGTCTTTCAAGCCAATGTTTTGGTAAACCTGCAAAAGACACAATCGATTTGTGAAGAACAACTGGAGATGCTTCACTTTGGATCTTGAAATCTGAATTGCTAGAGGCAAGAAATGGTTTCACGTGAACTGAATTACGGTAATGTAGAGAAGGCAAATAACAATGTAGTAACATTTCTGTGTTTGTACCATCCTCTCCTCTGCGTTGAGACTGCTCCATGACTGGCCTATCATTTTTGTAAACTCCCTTTCTCTATTGGGGTAAAGAGATTTCAGCTTATAGTGTTTCTCAGCAAAGAAGAAGTTGTAGCCACTCCTGTTGGGTTTGGGGTAGCTGGGATCCCCCGATCTtctgctcctcctcctccgtCGCCTGCGGTTGGGAGTGTATGGGACAATGGCACCATCATATTGAGGCATAGAATTAGACAAGTCCTGCTGCTCTGGATGGTAAAGTACTCCATGGAGAACCTCCGAACCTAATTGCACCGAGACCAGGTAACCACAATCAAATTTCCCTTCTATTGTCCCACTCGCCGAAAAAGACGAAGAGCCTGTACAGAAGATCGGATAAAATTAATCTGCTCATTAAGCTTGCAGATTAACAAGGTAAAGGGTAAGTTTTCAACTGTAAAGCTCAGAGTCCACGGTTAAGGACAAGGTATGCGAGCTAGCCCTTTACTACATGAAGTCCTTGGAAAACTAGAGACCATTATTCCTCGAAGGCTATAGGAGTCAAAATCAAAGGTTTTTCCTTTCTGATAGATATTCATCACACAATCAACTCTACGCAAGTAAGCTACAAACATAGACAGCCAAAAGGGGATTTTCAACACATGAAACAtcatatactataaaaataacatggaCTATAGCCACTAAATCACAAGATAAATGTAGCGGGACCACTAAGAAAAGGAAGATTGGGAAATCACAAAAGTATCCACATTCgaatcaaaataccaaaaatctCGCCATCAATATCTTTCCTAGAACTGTAACTCAACTCctaaaattgaattatatacaAGATTAATATTATACGTGGAGCATAAATTAGATCAGGCATTTGTGGTCTGATGTTGAAGCTCTATTTATCCtcttacatatatattttttttctataagcaATGAAATTAGGAGATTCACAGAACCGAACTCACTTTCGGTAGACGGATCAGGACAATCCCTTATCGGTTCTGGAGAATATTCCACAATAGCCAACTCAGTTTTGCTTGAAGGGCTGCCGAGAGGAAATGCAACTGCAGAGTAAATAAGCAGAGAGGGATCAGTTTGTAAGGGGCAAAAACCATATGGCATGGATAGAACTTATCAAAGACAGAGCCAGGATGCTAAGTGATCATCACCTGCTGGAGTAGAGACTGGACCCTGGATCTTGAAGCAGTGGACCTGTTCGTAATGATAAAGGAGGCTAAAGTAGTGTTTCTTCAATACAAAAGAAGCACTTGTTGTTGTTGCAGAGAAACAAAACACAGAACCCACTTCCCTCCATTTCTTCTCTGCAACAACCTACACATGCATCATCCATCACTTTGAAATGTCTTGCAAAAGAGCTTGTCGAATTTACAGACCAAAATGATCGTTAGGAACAGAATCGAACCTTATCATAACCACCCCTGTTAGTTGTCTCTACATATAAAACTTGCAAATCGAGCTCCTTCCCTCCAATCACAGGTATCCttcaaaaaaacagagagaatgaTCATCGTACACAGAAACATGACATGATCAGCCAAGCAAACAgtcaagaaagaaggaaagatagGGACAAGGGAGGCTTACATAAATTTGGTGCCCATTACAAAATGAAAGCGCCTGAGAGTGTCCCAAAAAACAGAAGGGTCGTTAACAACATCTTCATGAGAGGCGAGAGGCGCAGGGTAGTGCTTGTTTTCCATTCCagccttaatttttttcttactccCCGGCGACATTTCCGCACCGTCGCCGGAAAAACCAAGAAGAGgagattaatatttaataacttaagatTACCAGCTACACCTTTGATTCAAAAGCAACAGTAGCAACGAGGACAGATACAAAAACCATATAGATAAGAGAGTAATTAAGACTGAGCCAAGGCAGAATTAAAAGAAGAGTGCTGACGCGTGGGAGGCAACGGTTGCACAAAATTGGCCTTTTCTAGCAATTTGAATAGCCAAGTCCAACCAgtaattaagagagagagagagagagagccccAATAAGCCAAGcctgccttttttattttgcacaGGTCTATGCTTATTATTAAACACTACTACTTCCTATAGGATACTAGCAGTGTACTGCGCTACTTTTCCTTCTCTGTCGTGTCAATCGAAGCCTGGCATGTCTGCAGCCATGAGAGCTTCGACTTTGGTTCTCTATCCATGTAAGTGTAACGTTGACATGCACTTGCTTTGCTCTGGTCTGAAAGGCTCTTCTGACCATATCTTAAGGTACATCTGTAGAAAGATACTACAGTGTATTGGGATTGGTTTCTAGTGCAGTCCAGTCCATTAGCCTAGTACGACACTGGTACCTGAAGCATTCCCTCTGCATTAAAAGCTTATCTCCCTCTATTTATGGTTCTAATCCTTCTATCCTCCCTGAAACATTTTTGGGCCCTCCAAATATGAGCGAGCTTCCGCTGGTTAGGTTAAAGTTTTATATGGCAGGAAATATTTTGGACCTGCTGCTTTCCAGGCATGAGCTGCCTTCCCTATTGTGTCAGTTA is a genomic window of Populus alba chromosome 5, ASM523922v2, whole genome shotgun sequence containing:
- the LOC118061971 gene encoding high mobility group B protein 9 isoform X1, with the protein product MSPGSKKKIKAGMENKHYPAPLASHEDVVNDPSVFWDTLRRFHFVMGTKFMIPVIGGKELDLQVLYVETTNRGGYDKVVAEKKWREVGSVFCFSATTTSASFVLKKHYFSLLYHYEQVHCFKIQGPVSTPAVAFPLGSPSSKTELAIVEYSPEPIRDCPDPSTESSSSFSASGTIEGKFDCGYLVSVQLGSEVLHGVLYHPEQQDLSNSMPQYDGAIVPYTPNRRRRRRRSRRSGDPSYPKPNRSGYNFFFAEKHYKLKSLYPNREREFTKMIGQSWSSLNAEERMVYQNIGLKDKERYKRELKEYKEKLKLRQAMEVELSIKAQDVQD
- the LOC118061971 gene encoding high mobility group B protein 9 isoform X2 translates to MSPGSKKKIKAGMENKHYPAPLASHEDVVNDPSVFWDTLRRFHFVMGTKFMIPVIGGKELDLQVLYVETTNRGGYDKVVAEKKWREVGSVFCFSATTTSASFVLKKHYFSLLYHYEQVHCFKIQGPVSTPAVAFPLGSPSSKTELAIVEYSPEPIRDCPDPSTESSEVLHGVLYHPEQQDLSNSMPQYDGAIVPYTPNRRRRRRRSRRSGDPSYPKPNRSGYNFFFAEKHYKLKSLYPNREREFTKMIGQSWSSLNAEERMVYQNIGLKDKERYKRELKEYKEKLKLRQAMEVELSIKAQDVQD
- the LOC118061975 gene encoding serine/threonine-protein kinase STY46 codes for the protein MGDTESCSSRAVDFLPRNQRQKLDVFNEVFCRLKESNNEEASLLGFENELWDHFGRLPPRYAMDVNAERAEDVIMHKRLLQMAHNPATRPAIEVRLVQVPRQSDEHSGDPVDSELQLQYLDYLGKHSIHPPPAFGSLSDSELLRKYQDKDITVIARPLCFRLVHEITISTNDKPKLLSQLASLLSEIGLSIQEAHAFSTIDGYALDVFVVDNWVPEDTERLRSMLFKEIPKIEDTERLRSMVFKQQPEHLEKEKQALPHHGSDCQISQFSGSFGHDEEVIINVDNIADVSDKETTIASKSCSGSPGRKAFSFDGGN